The Alkalihalobacillus sp. LMS6 genomic interval TCTCTTGTGGGTCGACACACGTTCGGTACCGTTCTTAAAGGGAACGCTGACACCGGTTGGGTTGAACAAGAGGCGCTCTTCGTACTCATTACGCTTATACAAGAACTTCATTTTGAAGCAACATATAGCAAATCTAGAAAGTCGTGCTTTGATGAATGTCTTGTCCGCATGCTTGAGAGCTATCATTCCATGTGTACGTATCTTGAGCAGCGGTTAACAGCAAACGAAGATATTCATGATCCAAAACAATCGTTTATTGAAGCTGAGCAGTCTTTACTATTTGGTCACTGGCTTCATCCAACCCCTAAAAGTCGCCAGGGGATGGCTTTCTGGCAGCACGCCGCGTATGCACCAGAATTAAGGGGAACGTTTCAACTGTATTATTTTTATGTTCATCATACGCTAATTCAGCAAGAATCAATTGATGAAGAGAGTGTATGGGACATCGTCCATGAAAATGTATGTAGTGAGTTAGATGAGAAGTGGTTTCCATTTCCCATGCATCCATTGCAAGCCTATTATTTACGTGATCAGCCTCATGTCAAACAAGCAATGAAAGACGGTCTTATCCAAGATAGGGGCCCGTTAGGCGAATTTTTCACGGCAACGTCGTCGGTTCGAACAGTCTTTCATGAAAAGAGTAACTGGATGTACAAATTCTCTATACCGGTTAAAGTAACAAATTCTTTACGAGTCAATAAGCAACACGAACTACGAGCTGGCATTCTTGTGGCTAAGCTCATTAAAGGTGGTACGTGGCAGAGCGATACATGTCAGTTTGTTACGGACCCTGCCTACATGACTGTGACGTTTCCGAATACACAAGAATCAGGGTTTGAGACCATTATTCGCTGTAATCCTTTTAAAGATGGTGGGGAAGGGGTAACGTCAATCGCAGCTCTTGTGCAAGATCCTATCCCCGGGAGTGATTCAAAGTTAGCGAAAATTATTAAAACACTTGCCCATTCTGAGCATAAATCAGTGGGGGCAATTAGTGAAAAATGGTTTTGCCATTACTTAAAGAATGCGGTTATGCCGTTAATTTCTTTATATGATGAACTTGGAATTGCATTAGAAGCGCACCAGCAAAATAGTTTACTTGATCTGAAGAACGACTATCCCAAAACCTACTATTATCGCGACAACCAAGGATATTATTTGGCGACTTCTTATCGTGAATGCTTGCTGAGTCAAGAACCTGAGTTACAAGAAGCAGAGGGACTGTTTTATGAAGATGAAGAGATCAATAATCGCTTTACATACTATTTGTTTATGAATCAAGTATTCGGAATCATCCATCGGTTTGGTGTGGACGGATTAATAGAAGAGTGTCAATTGCTTCAGATCCTCCGAACAAGACTTGAACAAGGTAGTCAAGATTACACAGGGGCAGGTAAAACGTTTGTGCAACATTTGTTAACGAAAG includes:
- a CDS encoding IucA/IucC family siderophore biosynthesis protein, which produces MQQSAKRIAENASLQAFLNSYIRETKKGSILPVSIINQVHHSTLLQSEHFLEMQLPKQQASLRIEIWYESLVGRHTFGTVLKGNADTGWVEQEALFVLITLIQELHFEATYSKSRKSCFDECLVRMLESYHSMCTYLEQRLTANEDIHDPKQSFIEAEQSLLFGHWLHPTPKSRQGMAFWQHAAYAPELRGTFQLYYFYVHHTLIQQESIDEESVWDIVHENVCSELDEKWFPFPMHPLQAYYLRDQPHVKQAMKDGLIQDRGPLGEFFTATSSVRTVFHEKSNWMYKFSIPVKVTNSLRVNKQHELRAGILVAKLIKGGTWQSDTCQFVTDPAYMTVTFPNTQESGFETIIRCNPFKDGGEGVTSIAALVQDPIPGSDSKLAKIIKTLAHSEHKSVGAISEKWFCHYLKNAVMPLISLYDELGIALEAHQQNSLLDLKNDYPKTYYYRDNQGYYLATSYRECLLSQEPELQEAEGLFYEDEEINNRFTYYLFMNQVFGIIHRFGVDGLIEECQLLQILRTRLEQGSQDYTGAGKTFVQHLLTKETLAFKANLLTRFHDVDELAEALEQAVYVKIKNPLLQKNVMEVHYEQTIEAT